A stretch of the Malus domestica chromosome 08, GDT2T_hap1 genome encodes the following:
- the LOC103413636 gene encoding disease resistance protein RPV1-like — MSTRTQHEASSSSKRWMHDVFLSFRGDDTRNGFTGHLYMTLKEAGVDAFIDNQLRRGEEITTELVQAIRGSRISVIVFSKRYADSSWCLQELVEIMDCRRRLGQIVLPVFYDVDPSHVRKQTSGSFAQAFQKHEESFHQDTDKVARWRAALTEASNLSGWDLINTANGNEAELIRKIIGEITKQLDSKYLSVAVYQVGIDSRVKEINSLDGGSYGVQMVGIWGMGGMGKTSVAKAIYNKFYHGFNYKSFLANVRETAKEPNGMTNLQEKLLSDIFKPTKVEVGDVHRGINVIKEKLRSRAVLVIIDDVDHVDQLNALAVARDSFGRGSKIFITTRDRHLLEQVEVNIIYLARKMKEEEALELFSWHAFRNRCPNEEYVELTRSVLGYCGGLPLALEVLGSFLFKRSIRDWTSTLKKLEKIPRFEIQEKLKISFDALSDEDEREIFLDISCFFIGMDKNYVTRILDGCAFFETR; from the exons ATGAGTACCAGGACACAGCATGAAGCATCCTCCTCATCGAAACGTTGGATGCACGACGTGTTCTTGAGCTTCAGAGGCGACGACACACGCAACGGTTTCACAGGCCACCTCTACATGACACTGAAAGAGGCTGGAGTCGACGCTTTCATTGACAACCAGCTAAGAAGAGGGGAAGAAATAACAACCGAACTGGTTCAGGCAATCCGAGGGTCTAGGATTTCTGTCATCGTCTTCTCAAAGAGATATGCAGATTCAAGCTGGTGTCTTCAGGAGCTTGTGGAGATCATGGACTGTAGGAGAAGACTTGGACAAATAGTCTTGCCAGTATTCTACGATGTCGATCCTTCACATGTCAGGAAACAGACTAGTGGTAGTTTTGCACAAGCATTTCAGAAACACGAAGAAAGCTTTCATCAAGATACCGATAAGGTAGCGAGGTGGAGAGCTGCTCTTACAGAAGCTTCAAATTTGTCCGGTTGGGATCTCATAAACACTGCAAATGG GAATGAGGCAGAGCTTATCAGAAAAATTATTGGCGAAATCACTAAGCAACTCGATAGCAAATACTTAAGTGTAGCCGTCTACCAAGTTGGAATAGATTCTCGGGTGAAAGAGATTAACAGCTTAGATGGGGGATCATACGGTGTTCAAATGGTCGGAATTTGGGGTATGGGCGGAATGGGGAAAACATCAGTTGCAAAAGCCATCTATAACAAGTTCTACCATGGCTTTAATTACAAAAGTTTCCTTGCAAATGTTAGGGAAACTGCAAAGGaaccgaatggcatgacgaATTTGCAAGAAAAGCTTCTTTCTGATATCTTCAAACCAACCAAGGTGGAGGTTGGTGATGTTCATAGAGGTATTAATgtgataaaagaaaaacttcGAAGCAGGGCGGTACTGGTCATAATTGACGATGTAGATCATGTGGACCAACTAAATGCTTTAGCTGTAGCCCGTGACTCCTTTGGTCGAGGAAGTAAAATTTTTATTACAACAAGAGATCGACACCTACTAGAGCAAGTTGAAGTTAATATAATATATCTGGCTCGAaaaatgaaggaagaagaagctcTTGAGCTCTTTAGTTGGCATGCTTTCCGAAATCGTTGTCCTAATGAAGAATATGTTGAACTGACAAGAAGTGTTCTTGGTTACTGTGGAGGCTTGCCGCTTgctcttgaagttttagggTCGTTTCTGTTTAAAAGAAGCATAAGAGATTGGACAAGCACATTGAAGAAGTTGGAAAAAATTCCTCGTTTCGAAATTCAAGAAAAGCTTAAAATAAGCTTTGATGCTCTAAGTGATGAGGATGAGAGGGAAATATTCCTTGATATATCTTGTTTCTTCATAGGAATGGACAAGAACTATGTCACAAGGATCTTGGATGGTTGTGCGTTTTTTGAAACACGTTGA